The Terriglobus roseus region GACATCGATCCCCTGCGCAAGGTAAGCACGCTGGACGAGGATGAGCTGAACAAGATCCGTGCAGTTATCGAACAGGAAGGCGGCATTGAAGGCGATCTCCGCAAGGAAATCGGTCTGAACATCAAGCGCCTGATGGAAATCCAGAGCTACCGCGGTATCCGTCACCGCCGTAACCTGCCTGTTCGCGGACAGCGCACCCACACGAACGCCCGCACGCGCAAAGGCCCCCGTAAGGGCACGGTTGCCGGAAAGAAGAAGGCGACTAAGTAATGGCTAAGCAGCAGAATGCAGCCGGAAAGTCCGGCAAGGGTAAGAAGTTTAAGAAGCGGGAACGGAAAAATGTCCCGTACGGTCTGGTATTCATCCAGGCATCGTTCAACAACACCATCGTGACCATCACGGACCAGCAGGGCAACACCCTGAGCTGGAAGAGCTCGGGTTCGCTCGGCTTCCGTGGTTCGCGTAAGGGAACGCCGTTCGCGGCACAGCAGGCTGCTATGAACGCTGCCACCGCTGCTCGCGATCACGGTCTGCGTTCGGTTGACGTACGCGTCTCCGGCCCCGGTTCGGGCCGCGAGTCGGCAGTACGTGCGCTGGCTGCTGCCGGTATCGATGTGCGTAGCATCCGCGACGTCACGCCGATCCCGCACAACGGCTGCCGCCCGCCGAAGCGTCGCCGCGTATAAGTTCTCCCGCTATGTGGAGGCATGGAGTTCTGTGCCTCCACTGCGGGATTTCAATCATTTCAACTGGATCGCGATGAAGGGCCAGCCAGGCTGTAAAGCGATCGACATCGGAAGTTTCGAAAGAGAGTTATTCAATGGCACGTTACACAGGAGCTGTCTGCCGTCTTTGCCGGCGTGATGGAGTGAAGTTGTTCCTCAAGGGATCCCGTTGCTTTAGCGAAAAGTGCGCAATCGACAAGCGCAACTTCCCCCCGGGGCAGCACGGTCAGGCACGCGCGAAGAAGATCGTAGGCTACGGTCTGCAGCTGCGTGAAAAGCAGAAGGCAAAGCGCATCTACTTCACGCTCGAAG contains the following coding sequences:
- the rpsM gene encoding 30S ribosomal protein S13 yields the protein MARIAGVDVPNNKQARIGLTYIYGIGDTRALQILAKADIDPLRKVSTLDEDELNKIRAVIEQEGGIEGDLRKEIGLNIKRLMEIQSYRGIRHRRNLPVRGQRTHTNARTRKGPRKGTVAGKKKATK
- the rpsK gene encoding 30S ribosomal protein S11 is translated as MAKQQNAAGKSGKGKKFKKRERKNVPYGLVFIQASFNNTIVTITDQQGNTLSWKSSGSLGFRGSRKGTPFAAQQAAMNAATAARDHGLRSVDVRVSGPGSGRESAVRALAAAGIDVRSIRDVTPIPHNGCRPPKRRRV